In the Agrococcus beijingensis genome, GGCTGCGCCCGGCAGCTACTCGACCGGCGGGGTGGTGCGGAAGTCGTAGACGCGCTTGTACTTGCCCTCGGAGCGCGGCAGCGAGCCGGCCGGCACGATCTCGACGTCGACGGTCGTGCCGATGCGCTCCTTGATGCGCAGCTTCAGGATCTCGGCGGCCGCGGTCGACACCACCGGCTTCACGCCCGGGGTGCACTCGATCTTGACGACGAGCCCGTCCATCTGCCCGCGCTTCACGAGCTCGAGGATGAAGTGCGGCGTCAGGTGCTCGATCTCGAGCGCGATCTCCTCGATCTGCGTCGGGAAGAGGTTCACGCCGCGCAGGATGATCATGTCGTCGTTGCGGCCGGTGATCTTCTCGATGCGCCGCATCGTGGGCTGCGCGGTGCCCGGCAGCAGCCGCGTCAGATCGCGGGTGCGGTAGCGCAGCACCGGGAACGCCGTCTTCGTCAGCGACGTGAAGACCAGCTCGCCCATCTGGCCGTCGGGCAGCACCTCGCCCGTGTCGCCGTCGATGACCTCGGGCAGGAAGTGGTCCTCCCAGATGGTCGGGCCGTCCTTCGTGATCGCCGACTCGCTCGCGACGCCCGGGCCCATGACCTCGGACAGGCCGTAGATGTCGACCGCGACCAGACCCATCCGCCGTTCGAGCTCTGCCCGCATCTCGTTGGTCCACGGCTCGGCGCCGCAGATGGCGATCTTCAGCGACGACTCGCGAGGGTCGAGCCCGGCGTCCTCGAAGGCGTCGGCGATCGTCAGCAGGTACGAGGGCGTGCACATGATCGCGTCGGGCTTGAAGTCGTTGATCAGCTGCACCTGCCGCGTCGTGCCGCCGCCCGAGACGGGGATGACCGTCGCGCCGAGGCGCTCGATGCCCGCGTGGGCGCCGAGGCCGCCGGTGAACAGGCCGTAGCCGTAGGCGTTGTGCACCTTCATGCCCGGGCGCACGCCGGCGGCGCGCAGCGAACGGGCGACGAGGTCGGCCCAGTGGTCGAGGTCGGCCTGCGTGTAGCCGACGACCGTCGGGCGGCCGGTGGTGCCGGAGGAGGCGTGGATGCGCACCACCTGCTCCATCGGCACCGCGAACATGCCGAAGGGGTACGACTGGCGCAGGTCCTCCTTCGTGGTGAAGGGCAGCTTCGCGATGTCGTCGAGCGTGCGGATGTCGTCGGGGTGCACGCCGGCCTGGTCGAGCTTCTGCGTGTAGGTGGGCACGTTCGCGTAGGCGTGCCGCACGGTCTGCTGCAGCCGCTCGAGCTGCAGGGCGCGCAGCTCGTCGAGCGACAGCCGCTCGCCGCTGTCGCGGAGGTGATCGGATGCGGTGGGCTGGTCGAGCATCGTCGCTCCTGTCGTGTGCATGGGGATCAGGCGGGGCCGCCGGCGCCCGCCGGGGTGGCCGCGGGGTCGATGGACGGCGCGGTGCGGTTGGTGGAGAAGGAGCGGCCGCGGAACTCGGCGACCGTCTCGCCGGTCTCGTCGACGATGGAGACGTCGTAGATGCCGTTGCGCCCGCTCTTCCAGCGCCGCTCGGCGGTCGCGGTCAGCGTCTGGCCGGCGTGCGTGGCCTTCGCGAAGGTGATGTCGGCGCCCGAGGCGACGGTCACGTGCGCGTCCTCGTTGCAGGCGTAGGCGAAGGCGGTGTCGGCGAGCGTGAAGACCAGCCCGCCGTGGGTGATGCCGAAGCCGTTCACCATGCCTTCGGTGATGTCCATGGTGAGCACGGCGCGGCCGCGCTCGAGCTCGGCGATCTCGATGCCGAAGGTCTCCTTCGCGCGATCGGTCTCGGCCATCACCGTGGCCAGCCAGGTGTCGTCTCTGGTCGTCATGCACGCTCCATTGCGCTCGTTGCGGTCTCGCCAGCGCCGAGTCTATACTTACTGAACGTTCGGTCACTAATTCATTTCCGGGCGCTACCACCTGGAGGAGTCGACGATGACGCTCACCGCACCCGACGCATCCGCCGCCCGCCACCCTGCG is a window encoding:
- the paaK gene encoding phenylacetate--CoA ligase PaaK — its product is MLDQPTASDHLRDSGERLSLDELRALQLERLQQTVRHAYANVPTYTQKLDQAGVHPDDIRTLDDIAKLPFTTKEDLRQSYPFGMFAVPMEQVVRIHASSGTTGRPTVVGYTQADLDHWADLVARSLRAAGVRPGMKVHNAYGYGLFTGGLGAHAGIERLGATVIPVSGGGTTRQVQLINDFKPDAIMCTPSYLLTIADAFEDAGLDPRESSLKIAICGAEPWTNEMRAELERRMGLVAVDIYGLSEVMGPGVASESAITKDGPTIWEDHFLPEVIDGDTGEVLPDGQMGELVFTSLTKTAFPVLRYRTRDLTRLLPGTAQPTMRRIEKITGRNDDMIILRGVNLFPTQIEEIALEIEHLTPHFILELVKRGQMDGLVVKIECTPGVKPVVSTAAAEILKLRIKERIGTTVDVEIVPAGSLPRSEGKYKRVYDFRTTPPVE
- the paaI gene encoding hydroxyphenylacetyl-CoA thioesterase PaaI, translating into MTTRDDTWLATVMAETDRAKETFGIEIAELERGRAVLTMDITEGMVNGFGITHGGLVFTLADTAFAYACNEDAHVTVASGADITFAKATHAGQTLTATAERRWKSGRNGIYDVSIVDETGETVAEFRGRSFSTNRTAPSIDPAATPAGAGGPA